The following proteins are encoded in a genomic region of Paenibacillus sp. FSL R7-0273:
- a CDS encoding VWA domain-containing protein encodes MLQRLIPVLLLILCLTASPFTALRASAASAGSSVSAAGPSRIDAVLLIDVSNSMNKSDKNNIAGEAMKMFIDMLSTQGDKVGIVAYTDKVQREKALLEIGSAGDKQDLKDFIDGLNRGPYTDIAVGMEEAVKVLQNGSDPSHEPMIVMLADGNNDLDEASGRTQSQSDQELSAAVDAAKQKGYPVYTIGLNADGKLNKDILAGLSAETGGKSFTTNSADDLPQILSEIFASHLKLKIVPVQSITADGSFQEVTVNVPNSSVLEANISIMSAQPVTAKLTDPSGKEVAIPSDDVLLSKSSTYSLIKLLSPEQGDWKLQVKGVPKDKIDINLVFNYDLELKIEALPSAAYKKGDTIDIVSHLYSNGAQVTLSNLYQDMNAVLLATDLDTGTVEEIPLDNSGPEFKGAFEIKESHNYELKVRAEESSFYRESDVLKIDAKTGAVSTAPATGGGTTGEEPLQPKESSNTLYFIIGGVLLLLIAAAVYMLRKQANRGFVGQMVVEVLDGNTGEKTYPQYKKLSGFRGKFTLHQLLQLAPELKESEKVIFTPGKNDRLLLRSSEGITVERSGRAADASRGLELKSGDRVSVPLQTVDKTILLEFLI; translated from the coding sequence ATGCTGCAGAGGCTGATCCCGGTACTGCTGCTGATCCTGTGCCTTACGGCATCACCCTTTACAGCACTTCGGGCTTCGGCGGCCTCGGCTGGTTCATCCGTATCAGCGGCGGGACCGTCGCGGATTGACGCGGTGCTGCTGATCGATGTCAGCAACTCCATGAACAAGAGTGACAAGAACAATATCGCCGGTGAGGCGATGAAAATGTTTATAGATATGCTGTCCACGCAAGGTGACAAGGTCGGCATTGTCGCATACACCGACAAGGTGCAGCGTGAGAAGGCTTTGCTTGAAATCGGCTCAGCCGGCGACAAGCAGGACCTGAAGGATTTCATCGACGGGCTGAACCGCGGACCTTACACGGACATCGCCGTAGGTATGGAAGAAGCGGTTAAAGTCCTGCAGAACGGCAGTGATCCCAGCCATGAGCCGATGATCGTCATGCTTGCAGACGGTAACAATGACCTCGATGAGGCAAGCGGCCGGACGCAGAGCCAGTCAGACCAGGAGCTGTCCGCTGCGGTGGATGCAGCCAAGCAGAAGGGCTACCCGGTTTATACTATAGGGCTCAATGCTGATGGCAAGCTGAATAAGGATATTCTCGCCGGGCTGTCTGCTGAGACAGGCGGCAAATCGTTTACGACGAACTCAGCGGATGATCTGCCGCAGATTTTGAGCGAGATTTTTGCCAGTCATCTGAAGCTGAAGATTGTTCCGGTCCAGTCGATTACGGCGGACGGCAGCTTCCAGGAGGTTACGGTTAACGTTCCTAACAGCAGTGTGCTGGAAGCGAACATTTCGATTATGTCTGCACAGCCGGTGACCGCGAAGCTGACCGATCCGTCGGGCAAGGAGGTCGCGATCCCGTCAGATGATGTGCTGCTGTCCAAGTCGTCCACCTACAGCCTCATCAAGCTGCTGTCACCGGAGCAGGGGGACTGGAAGCTGCAGGTCAAGGGCGTTCCCAAGGATAAAATCGACATCAATCTCGTATTCAACTATGATCTCGAGCTCAAGATAGAGGCGCTGCCGTCGGCAGCGTACAAGAAGGGCGATACGATCGATATCGTCTCCCACCTGTACAGCAACGGTGCTCAGGTAACACTCAGCAATTTGTATCAAGATATGAATGCGGTACTGCTTGCGACGGACCTCGATACAGGGACAGTAGAGGAGATTCCGCTGGACAATTCCGGGCCGGAGTTCAAGGGCGCTTTTGAAATTAAAGAGAGTCATAACTATGAGCTGAAGGTCCGTGCGGAGGAGAGCAGCTTTTACCGTGAAAGTGATGTGCTCAAGATCGATGCGAAGACGGGGGCTGTAAGCACAGCACCTGCAACAGGGGGCGGAACAACAGGAGAAGAGCCGCTTCAGCCAAAAGAATCCTCAAACACCCTGTACTTTATCATCGGCGGCGTACTCCTGCTGCTCATTGCGGCGGCTGTATATATGCTGCGCAAGCAGGCCAACCGGGGCTTTGTCGGACAGATGGTCGTAGAGGTGCTGGACGGCAACACCGGAGAGAAGACGTATCCGCAGTACAAGAAGCTGTCCGGGTTCCGCGGCAAATTCACGCTGCATCAGCTGCTCCAGCTGGCTCCTGAACTGAAGGAGAGCGAGAAGGTCATCTTTACTCCGGGCAAAAACGACCGGCTGCTCCTGCGCAGCAGCGAAGGCATCACAGTAGAAAGATCCGGGCGGGCGGCTGACGCTTCACGCGGGCTGGAGCTAAAGAGCGGGGACCGCGTATCGGTGCCGCTGCAGACAGTAGACAAGACGATTCTGTTGGAGTTTTTAATATAG
- a CDS encoding tubulin-like doman-containing protein codes for MKPVVREHIQQLDVSLGGGIVSDKIRVDTIDNPILIIGLGGTGIDALLRLKYQINRRFKLPEDPISKKKRDKPDNVEFLAFETNEQDRGKKYKGIGLDPQNEFVLLANAEIGGLLQNRSILDPYITDWLSPELSITDGMNGAAGVRQAGRLLLFTKINQVVGAIDKKIKTLSVGTNKKLMVFLLTGLSGGTGSGAFLDISYIVRGIIERDYGAAGIDRVNTLGYLFTPDVNLSNKSLSEHTREYIRKNGYAALKELDYWMNVDSRGERFRQQYGNILTVNSPLPPFNLCHLISATNTEGKLLENAYDYCMNVTAENITNFMASEEKASGEEFAIHDYISNIRTNIAQMNKAYPANYEYNIIGASSAVLPIEEMTTYLAYRLFDKMDKMFQQAPGQEDVEKFARKLGIDLDTMIKTFESRVPEPLPGYQNSERLSHANVIKNQVVDMDTELEQSFLSRAREEYIKAKKQLPGEITGRFGEELERIFLHPEQGPFYVSRLLYTEKGFCILKLIQSYIEALRESLLRLPRDIETAQDSAEEKLGDARSAFVSKEKKKNAYIEAKINEYWLHADVERTEQMIQFYEDLFELLNEENSRIYGVFTEILSALSTIFEKNGNILLNGEEQADHKGNKTYYWNIVNVPDIASNISKLMDQKDGDDLIRDFAREMLKHSGRWVREQEIDIVRSISEFLTDKFGDLITRSMEDFLVMKYGREEPLDKFVERIIAGRLDEDAVPIFHLSNSSGSLHFPSWGFVSVPVKAPGILKGIRNYQNNALGKSQFTIKESEVKNRIFWLNTRNGVPLFVYTPLRVYEENYERTILDKEGIGRHLVMTDKNNWTYLPSPIPEKSWGDTYVNARVREYNARVRADFARALESGVIIEKGLDENTSSRFSVVFSKPFDLDKLLSGYDLQIGSSRPNLGEVKKAADELRSLRENGLEREAVKDIFGSINQELAQENLIRSPQLISRVREELVKYDALAAKAAELDALLRQHLDEDKWLDQFIEALYTDTIVKKGALYVYDRDEEEDAWEPFANLMKERSYVEYAVYRHFRALDEKSRSVLLRKAARRSGEMTAAEDVTPLLYKLEGLYVSFLEARDSLEYERVEHADGDEMYGFYKSLTGKLASIRRKLK; via the coding sequence ATGAAACCGGTAGTAAGAGAGCATATTCAGCAGCTAGACGTATCGCTTGGCGGGGGAATCGTCAGTGACAAGATCAGAGTGGATACGATTGATAATCCAATTCTGATCATCGGCCTTGGGGGGACGGGAATTGACGCCCTGCTGCGCCTGAAATACCAGATTAACCGCCGCTTTAAGCTGCCAGAGGACCCGATTTCCAAGAAGAAGCGCGATAAGCCGGACAACGTGGAGTTTCTGGCTTTTGAAACGAATGAACAGGACCGCGGCAAAAAATACAAAGGCATCGGCCTCGATCCGCAGAATGAATTCGTGCTGCTGGCGAACGCGGAAATCGGCGGCCTGCTCCAAAACCGCAGTATCCTTGATCCCTACATTACCGATTGGTTGTCGCCGGAGCTAAGCATTACCGATGGCATGAACGGGGCTGCCGGTGTGCGCCAGGCCGGACGCCTGCTGCTGTTCACCAAGATCAACCAGGTTGTCGGCGCGATTGATAAGAAGATTAAGACGCTGTCGGTCGGCACCAACAAAAAGCTGATGGTGTTCCTGCTTACCGGTCTGTCCGGCGGGACAGGCAGCGGTGCTTTTCTCGATATCTCCTATATCGTGCGCGGGATTATTGAACGTGATTACGGCGCGGCGGGCATTGACCGGGTCAACACGCTCGGCTACCTGTTCACACCGGACGTCAATCTGTCCAACAAAAGCCTGAGCGAGCATACCCGCGAGTATATCCGCAAAAACGGCTACGCGGCGCTTAAAGAGCTGGATTACTGGATGAATGTGGACAGCCGGGGTGAGCGTTTCCGCCAGCAGTACGGCAATATTTTGACCGTGAATTCACCTTTGCCGCCATTTAACCTGTGCCATCTGATCTCCGCAACGAATACCGAGGGCAAGCTGCTGGAGAATGCTTACGACTACTGCATGAACGTAACAGCGGAGAACATCACGAACTTTATGGCCAGCGAGGAAAAAGCCTCCGGCGAGGAATTCGCCATCCATGACTATATCAGTAACATCCGGACCAATATCGCGCAGATGAACAAGGCATATCCGGCCAATTATGAATACAACATTATCGGGGCTTCGTCGGCCGTGCTGCCGATTGAAGAGATGACCACCTATCTGGCCTACCGCCTGTTCGACAAAATGGACAAGATGTTCCAGCAGGCTCCGGGCCAGGAGGATGTCGAGAAATTCGCACGTAAGCTGGGCATCGACCTCGATACGATGATCAAAACGTTTGAATCCCGCGTACCAGAACCGCTGCCGGGCTATCAGAACAGCGAGCGGCTGAGCCACGCCAATGTTATTAAGAATCAGGTTGTCGATATGGACACGGAGCTTGAGCAGAGCTTCCTGTCCCGAGCGCGTGAAGAATATATCAAGGCCAAAAAACAGCTGCCGGGCGAAATTACCGGACGGTTCGGCGAGGAGCTGGAGCGGATTTTCCTGCATCCGGAGCAGGGGCCGTTCTATGTGTCGCGGCTGCTCTATACCGAGAAGGGCTTCTGCATTCTGAAGCTGATCCAGTCTTATATCGAAGCGCTGCGCGAAAGCCTGCTGCGTCTGCCGCGTGATATCGAGACGGCTCAGGACAGTGCGGAGGAGAAGCTTGGCGATGCGCGGAGCGCTTTTGTGTCCAAAGAGAAGAAGAAGAATGCCTATATTGAAGCCAAAATCAACGAGTACTGGCTGCACGCCGATGTTGAGCGTACGGAGCAGATGATCCAGTTCTATGAGGATTTGTTTGAGCTGCTGAATGAAGAAAACAGCCGGATTTACGGGGTGTTCACAGAGATTCTGAGTGCGCTGAGCACGATTTTTGAGAAGAACGGTAATATTCTGCTGAATGGTGAGGAGCAGGCTGACCATAAGGGCAACAAAACCTACTATTGGAATATCGTCAACGTGCCGGATATTGCTTCGAATATCTCCAAGCTGATGGACCAAAAGGACGGCGACGACCTGATCCGTGACTTTGCCCGCGAAATGCTGAAGCATTCCGGACGCTGGGTCAGAGAGCAGGAGATTGATATCGTCCGCTCCATTTCCGAGTTCCTGACCGACAAGTTCGGCGATCTGATTACCCGTTCGATGGAAGACTTCCTGGTGATGAAGTACGGCCGCGAGGAGCCGCTGGATAAATTTGTGGAGCGGATCATCGCAGGGCGGCTGGATGAGGATGCGGTGCCGATTTTCCATCTGAGCAACAGCTCGGGCAGTCTGCACTTCCCGTCCTGGGGCTTTGTCTCTGTGCCGGTTAAAGCACCGGGTATCCTGAAGGGGATCCGCAATTACCAGAACAACGCGCTTGGCAAATCGCAGTTTACGATTAAGGAGAGCGAGGTTAAGAACCGGATATTCTGGCTTAACACCCGTAACGGTGTGCCGCTCTTTGTCTATACTCCGCTAAGAGTGTATGAAGAAAACTACGAACGCACCATTCTGGACAAGGAAGGGATCGGCCGCCATTTGGTGATGACCGACAAGAACAACTGGACCTATCTGCCGTCCCCGATTCCTGAGAAATCATGGGGCGACACCTATGTAAATGCCCGTGTGCGCGAGTACAATGCCAGAGTCCGGGCTGACTTTGCACGGGCGCTGGAGAGCGGCGTCATTATCGAAAAAGGGCTGGATGAAAATACAAGCAGCCGTTTCTCTGTCGTCTTCAGCAAGCCGTTCGATCTGGATAAGCTGCTAAGCGGCTATGACCTGCAGATTGGTTCGTCGCGGCCAAACCTCGGCGAAGTGAAGAAGGCAGCCGATGAGCTGCGGTCGCTGCGTGAGAACGGGCTGGAGCGCGAAGCCGTGAAGGACATCTTTGGCAGCATCAATCAAGAGCTGGCTCAGGAGAATCTGATCCGTTCGCCGCAGCTGATCAGCCGTGTGCGTGAAGAGCTGGTTAAATATGATGCTCTGGCAGCCAAGGCTGCTGAGCTGGATGCACTGCTCCGCCAGCATCTCGATGAGGATAAATGGCTCGACCAGTTCATCGAAGCCCTCTATACCGACACCATTGTCAAAAAAGGGGCGCTCTACGTCTACGACCGCGACGAAGAAGAGGATGCCTGGGAGCCGTTCGCTAACTTAATGAAGGAACGCAGCTATGTGGAATATGCAGTGTACCGCCATTTCCGCGCTCTGGATGAGAAGAGCCGCAGTGTGCTGCTGCGCAAAGCGGCACGCCGTTCGGGAGAAATGACTGCAGCCGAGGATGTAACCCCGCTGCTCTATAAGCTGGAGGGGCTGTATGTCTCCTTCCTCGAAGCGCGTGACAGTCTGGAATATGAGCGGGTGGAGCATGCCGACGGCGATGAAATGTACGGCTTCTACAAGAGCCTGACCGGCAAGCTGGCCAGCATCCGCAGAAAGCTGAAGTAA
- a CDS encoding transcription initiation factor TFIID, which translates to MIRTEALVYAEQYAAQEEALHSKGDGRSSIHYPALFLFLGDKVSPAIEPVLMRCERKWDNAAGVLALHAGAHGGKEQSGGNEAGGAAVQGRYAGMEDGGAGRDGTEQRPSGSTGWDSKEQQSAGGSRERVMTMSLPDPAGRDPRTVRQEVYREFHEDGRYLAGMNRTLRRMGNSIADYGRLYSSFDVIHLTIITRVDDPLNVLLPEVALLARAVLSQSFKSVQTDLYTLINEREQGDNFGYSSSAGLAFLRELDGMQLPDYTFKAPLLVTEDGLSIPVAHGPSALFDLVYLLSDKNERGMTPVNGMEDNYEIIAHISLLKNRVRPSSDQASGHGGYNNMTFKSGIRGSTGRQGYASAGFSAVRRPSRPVAMAVLYHAFHILAAKLQTGGALSLRERQALLGLTPEALRERAAGLLPDEAGIAEMTGLMSHGRPSYSELKPLSLREAEALLFGDGGEAYFRSNFADVSAARAAALDPAREWAAVLAAQEQAAPPVTFYQLAEWTAEQGEAGGSVLNALRQHMGGLRSALASAEEELEQLYAQSVERQPFQRVPLLDKRTVRNFIHYLFESIYSRKYEILRLKLELGIALRYDAALEQLHAESRAKVQTMQALEEELRSLALSSIGRSGEAVDQNIMEYYRTVTAEVMLDIETRRGQGIFFSDRFMGSISELLRQGGPAVVRRLIEVCRRELLTAAPFTLPFEEELLRRANVAAAYENREIVSREELFKQLYLGLEDGAAINVRLFEYTQEHRHEEKYFFGDSGSEFLRYALNADSTTRIYRLGVVHEQRRSGVEKLNLMGGFHLEDLLYYRNGKVYYETYVQNGYKLHGVDEEQLPELR; encoded by the coding sequence ATGATTAGAACAGAAGCACTGGTCTATGCAGAGCAATATGCGGCGCAGGAAGAGGCGCTGCACAGCAAGGGGGATGGACGCAGCAGCATCCATTACCCCGCGCTGTTTCTTTTCCTTGGTGACAAGGTATCCCCGGCCATTGAGCCGGTGCTTATGCGCTGCGAGCGGAAATGGGATAATGCCGCCGGGGTGCTGGCGCTGCATGCCGGCGCGCATGGCGGCAAGGAGCAGTCCGGCGGGAATGAGGCAGGCGGAGCTGCTGTTCAGGGCAGGTATGCAGGCATGGAGGATGGCGGTGCAGGCCGGGATGGTACAGAGCAGCGGCCGTCCGGGAGTACAGGCTGGGATTCTAAAGAGCAGCAGTCCGCAGGCGGCAGCCGGGAACGGGTGATGACGATGTCCCTGCCGGATCCGGCAGGGCGTGATCCCCGTACAGTGCGCCAGGAGGTCTACCGTGAGTTTCACGAGGACGGCCGGTATCTGGCGGGAATGAACCGGACGCTCCGCCGAATGGGTAACAGCATAGCTGACTATGGACGGCTGTATTCTTCCTTTGACGTAATCCATCTCACCATCATTACGCGGGTCGATGACCCGCTTAATGTGCTGCTGCCGGAGGTTGCCTTGCTGGCCAGAGCGGTTCTCAGCCAGTCGTTCAAATCGGTGCAGACCGACCTGTACACGCTGATCAACGAGCGGGAGCAGGGGGATAACTTCGGATATTCCAGCTCGGCCGGGCTGGCTTTTCTGCGTGAGCTGGACGGGATGCAGCTGCCGGACTATACGTTCAAAGCTCCGCTTCTGGTTACGGAGGACGGATTGTCCATTCCGGTAGCCCATGGACCTTCCGCCCTGTTCGATCTGGTCTACCTGCTCTCGGATAAAAACGAGCGGGGTATGACCCCGGTGAACGGCATGGAGGATAACTACGAGATTATCGCGCACATCAGCCTGCTCAAGAACCGTGTGCGTCCTTCCTCCGATCAGGCTTCCGGGCACGGCGGCTACAATAATATGACGTTCAAAAGCGGCATCCGCGGCAGCACCGGCAGGCAGGGCTATGCCTCCGCCGGATTCTCGGCGGTGCGCAGGCCTAGCAGGCCGGTTGCCATGGCGGTGCTGTACCATGCTTTTCATATTCTGGCCGCGAAGCTGCAGACCGGCGGTGCCTTGAGCCTGCGCGAGCGCCAGGCGCTGCTTGGACTGACGCCGGAAGCGCTGCGTGAGCGGGCAGCGGGTCTCCTGCCCGATGAGGCGGGCATCGCCGAAATGACCGGGCTGATGAGCCACGGCCGTCCGTCCTACAGCGAGCTGAAGCCGCTCTCGCTGCGCGAGGCGGAGGCTTTGCTGTTCGGCGACGGCGGTGAGGCGTATTTCCGCAGCAACTTTGCGGATGTATCCGCTGCGCGTGCTGCGGCTCTTGACCCTGCTCGCGAATGGGCCGCCGTACTGGCGGCTCAGGAGCAGGCCGCTCCGCCAGTGACGTTCTATCAGCTGGCGGAGTGGACGGCCGAGCAGGGCGAGGCCGGGGGCAGTGTGCTGAACGCGCTGCGTCAGCACATGGGCGGTTTGCGCTCGGCGCTGGCTAGCGCCGAGGAGGAGCTGGAGCAGCTCTACGCGCAGAGCGTGGAGCGCCAGCCGTTCCAGCGGGTGCCGCTGCTCGACAAGCGGACCGTGCGTAATTTCATTCATTATTTGTTTGAGAGTATATATAGTAGGAAATACGAGATTCTCAGGCTGAAGCTGGAGCTGGGTATCGCGCTCCGCTATGACGCTGCGCTCGAGCAGCTGCATGCAGAGAGCAGAGCCAAGGTGCAGACGATGCAGGCGCTGGAAGAAGAGCTGCGCAGCCTTGCGCTGTCCAGCATCGGACGATCCGGTGAAGCGGTGGACCAGAATATCATGGAATACTACCGCACCGTGACCGCAGAGGTCATGCTGGATATTGAAACCCGGCGGGGTCAGGGCATCTTCTTCAGCGACCGCTTCATGGGCAGCATCTCGGAGCTGCTGCGCCAGGGCGGTCCGGCGGTTGTCCGGCGCCTGATCGAAGTGTGCAGGAGAGAGCTGCTTACAGCTGCACCGTTTACCCTCCCCTTCGAGGAAGAGCTGCTGCGGCGGGCCAATGTTGCAGCGGCGTACGAGAACCGGGAGATTGTGTCCAGGGAAGAGCTGTTCAAGCAGCTCTATCTGGGTCTTGAAGACGGTGCAGCCATCAACGTCCGCCTGTTCGAATATACGCAGGAGCACCGCCATGAGGAGAAATACTTCTTCGGCGACAGCGGCTCCGAATTTCTGCGCTACGCGTTGAACGCTGACAGCACGACCCGTATCTACCGCCTGGGCGTTGTCCACGAGCAGCGCAGAAGCGGCGTGGAGAAGCTCAACCTGATGGGCGGCTTCCATCTGGAGGACCTGCTCTACTACCGCAACGGCAAGGTTTACTATGAAACCTATGTCCAGAACGGCTATAAGCTGCACGGTGTGGATGAGGAACAACTGCCTGAGCTTAGATGA
- a CDS encoding vWA domain-containing protein: MQRKINLLLLCFSLLGGGIAFVLGELLLGSRPYDLPSILIVGIYFAIVALGIGLGALLAEMISPRLNGLSWKQRYLGLSWKLLPLTVVILFGVGTLMEFVYELNFGGIKTVKNVVMVIDDSGSMQQSDPDNSRYAAAQALVQQMDTDNQVAVVTFSQEAAVVQPLISLRSTENREKVSEVINNLQTTEGGTNISGALSEAMNVINTDSGTSRGAMVILLSDGFSQFNTATELNEYRSRGIAVNTIGLALNDPSGSSLLQDIAAATGGQYYDVTDAGRLGDVFQQIYDRLGDRTLLTERSDATADSPYYAVVRILALMLVGTALGIGLGIIFDNRHLAKSFGIGGWAAGLCAGLILEFGLDGHSAGDMLVRLSAVLVLAAIISLFTYVIPVGEGRLSRRGRRDAAAAASGSEGFHSPRRNRNSKGF, translated from the coding sequence ATGCAGCGGAAAATCAATCTGCTTTTATTGTGTTTCAGCCTGCTTGGCGGCGGCATAGCTTTTGTGCTGGGGGAGCTGCTGCTGGGCAGCAGGCCGTATGACCTGCCGTCCATATTAATTGTCGGTATCTATTTTGCGATAGTGGCGCTTGGCATTGGACTGGGGGCATTGCTGGCGGAGATGATCTCCCCGCGATTGAACGGCTTATCGTGGAAGCAGCGTTATCTGGGGCTGTCGTGGAAGCTGCTGCCCTTGACTGTAGTTATACTGTTCGGAGTCGGCACTCTGATGGAGTTTGTGTATGAGCTGAACTTCGGCGGCATCAAAACGGTCAAGAATGTCGTTATGGTCATCGATGACTCAGGCAGCATGCAGCAGAGTGACCCGGATAACAGCCGGTATGCCGCTGCGCAGGCACTGGTGCAGCAGATGGATACCGATAATCAGGTGGCTGTAGTCACCTTCAGCCAGGAGGCTGCAGTTGTCCAGCCGCTGATCTCACTGCGGAGCACCGAAAACCGTGAAAAGGTGTCGGAGGTTATTAATAACCTGCAGACAACTGAAGGCGGCACAAATATCAGCGGGGCGCTTAGTGAAGCCATGAACGTGATTAATACGGACAGCGGGACCAGCCGCGGGGCCATGGTCATCCTGCTGTCTGACGGCTTCAGCCAATTTAATACAGCTACCGAGCTAAATGAGTATAGAAGCCGCGGTATCGCCGTGAATACCATCGGGCTTGCGCTGAATGACCCGTCCGGCTCCAGTCTGCTGCAGGATATTGCAGCGGCAACCGGCGGGCAGTACTACGATGTTACCGATGCCGGCCGTCTGGGGGATGTGTTCCAGCAGATTTACGACCGACTGGGCGACCGTACTCTGCTGACAGAACGCAGCGATGCTACAGCAGACAGTCCTTATTATGCAGTTGTGCGGATTCTGGCGCTGATGCTGGTGGGTACGGCGCTTGGGATCGGGCTTGGCATTATTTTTGATAACCGGCATCTGGCCAAAAGCTTCGGCATCGGCGGCTGGGCAGCCGGCCTGTGCGCCGGTCTGATTCTGGAATTCGGGCTAGACGGCCATTCCGCCGGCGATATGCTGGTGCGGCTGAGCGCGGTACTGGTGCTGGCGGCTATTATTTCACTCTTTACCTATGTGATCCCGGTCGGCGAAGGACGGCTGTCCCGCCGGGGAAGAAGGGACGCGGCTGCGGCAGCCTCCGGCTCCGAAGGGTTTCATTCGCCGCGCAGAAACAGGAACAGCAAGGGCTTTTAA